The proteins below come from a single Chryseobacterium bernardetii genomic window:
- a CDS encoding ABC transporter permease, translated as MKFPLYFSRKIAFSKDNKNNLSRVIIFIGRLSVALGIIVSLITVATGFGSKKAIKERLADFSGHITVRSTRSNSSYNTSVLDNQGLNIAKIKELPDVESIQKYVTVTGIMRNEHNFAGIIFKGIGKDFDSLRFKKFLIAGTTPKVTEVGFNNDVAISQKIANDLHLKVNDSIVTVFLKADQKPLYRKFKIIGIYRTDIKLIDEQFVIGGINHARKIQDMKPDEIGGIDIFLKNVNDIDKDFPDIEKLIGYKNYAEKATEKFPQITDWISIFDTNIALIIIIMLIVVVINIIMVLLILIIERTNSIGLLKTLGASNSQIRATFINYTLIIMIPGLLYGNAIGLGLILIQKFFGIIKLNPENYYVSTVPVDLNPIAIISISLGILVISALALIIPSYLISKISPVKAIKYN; from the coding sequence TTGAAGTTTCCTTTATATTTCTCTAGAAAAATAGCGTTTTCCAAAGATAACAAAAATAACCTTTCAAGGGTTATCATCTTCATTGGCAGGCTTTCCGTAGCACTGGGAATCATTGTTTCCCTGATTACCGTAGCCACCGGATTTGGTTCCAAAAAAGCTATTAAAGAGAGGCTTGCAGATTTCAGCGGACATATCACGGTGAGATCTACCCGGTCCAATTCTTCCTATAACACTTCTGTTCTGGATAATCAGGGATTGAATATTGCCAAGATCAAGGAGCTTCCTGATGTTGAAAGTATTCAGAAATATGTAACCGTTACCGGAATTATGCGTAATGAGCATAATTTTGCAGGAATTATATTTAAAGGGATCGGGAAAGACTTCGACAGCTTACGATTTAAAAAATTCCTTATTGCCGGAACTACTCCAAAAGTAACAGAAGTAGGTTTTAACAATGATGTAGCAATTTCACAGAAAATAGCCAATGACCTGCATCTTAAAGTGAATGACAGTATTGTTACTGTTTTCTTAAAAGCAGATCAAAAACCTCTTTACCGTAAGTTCAAAATCATTGGGATTTACAGAACTGATATCAAACTTATTGATGAGCAGTTTGTAATTGGGGGAATTAACCACGCTAGAAAGATTCAGGATATGAAGCCTGATGAGATCGGGGGAATTGATATTTTCCTTAAAAATGTGAATGATATCGATAAAGATTTCCCTGATATTGAAAAGCTGATCGGTTATAAAAACTATGCTGAGAAAGCGACTGAAAAATTCCCACAAATTACAGACTGGATCAGTATTTTCGATACCAATATTGCACTTATCATCATCATTATGCTGATTGTAGTGGTAATCAATATTATTATGGTTCTTCTTATTCTTATTATTGAAAGAACCAATTCCATAGGTTTGCTTAAAACTTTAGGAGCAAGCAATTCGCAGATCAGGGCTACTTTTATCAATTATACCCTTATCATTATGATTCCGGGTCTTTTATATGGGAATGCCATCGGACTTGGATTAATTCTTATTCAGAAATTCTTTGGGATTATTAAACTTAATCCGGAAAATTACTATGTAAGTACGGTTCCGGTAGATCTTAACCCTATTGCCATTATTTCCATTTCATTAGGAATTCTGGTTATATCTGCACTTGCCTTAATTATTCCAAGTTATCTGATCAGTAAGATATCTCCGGTGAAGGCAATCAAATACAATTAA
- a CDS encoding exo-beta-N-acetylmuramidase NamZ family protein — translation MNLDFKIKNLLLICLIFLGVFNQYYSQTQVQPDFKTGADQPELYLPLLKDKTIGVVTNQTGLMSDRTHLVDFLVKNGVKIKAIFAPEHGFRGDADAGAKVKNGVDMKTGIPIISLYASNKKPKPEQLAGIDLVVFDIQDVGVRFYTYISTLTYLMEAGAENNVEIMVLDRPNPHDGYTDGPVLRKKWASFVGMHEVPVVYGLTIGEYGKMVNGEKWLKNGVQAKYTLIQMKNYHKKQRYPMLDKPSPNLPNDKAINLYPSLCFFEGTQVSVGRGTEQPFQIYGSPWTENLPYKFTPKPSYGAKDPFLNGKLCYGEDLSNYPKDLRELNIEWVIKAYQNYKNPQLDFFLKNLWFDTLSGTDEFRKQIIAGKSIPEIKASWKKDLEDFEKIRTRYVVYED, via the coding sequence ATGAATTTAGATTTCAAAATTAAAAATTTACTTCTTATTTGCCTAATTTTTTTAGGAGTATTCAATCAATATTATTCTCAGACTCAAGTTCAACCGGATTTTAAAACCGGAGCGGATCAGCCTGAGCTTTATTTACCTTTATTAAAAGATAAAACCATTGGAGTTGTAACTAACCAGACAGGTTTAATGAGTGACAGAACCCATTTAGTAGATTTTTTAGTGAAAAACGGGGTGAAAATTAAAGCTATTTTTGCCCCCGAACATGGTTTCAGAGGCGATGCTGATGCAGGGGCAAAAGTGAAAAATGGAGTAGATATGAAGACCGGAATTCCAATTATTTCTCTATATGCGAGTAATAAAAAACCGAAACCTGAACAGCTGGCAGGAATTGATCTTGTTGTTTTTGATATCCAGGATGTGGGGGTGAGGTTTTATACCTATATCTCTACCTTGACTTATCTGATGGAGGCTGGTGCTGAAAATAATGTTGAAATAATGGTTCTGGACCGCCCCAATCCACATGATGGATATACGGATGGACCGGTTTTAAGAAAAAAGTGGGCCAGTTTTGTAGGTATGCATGAAGTTCCTGTAGTGTATGGACTTACTATTGGTGAGTACGGAAAAATGGTAAATGGTGAAAAATGGCTGAAAAATGGGGTTCAGGCAAAATATACTTTGATCCAGATGAAGAACTACCACAAAAAGCAGCGTTATCCGATGCTGGATAAGCCATCCCCAAACTTACCCAACGATAAAGCAATCAATTTATATCCGAGTTTATGTTTTTTTGAAGGAACTCAGGTTTCTGTGGGGAGAGGTACAGAACAGCCTTTCCAGATCTATGGTTCACCATGGACTGAAAATCTTCCCTATAAGTTTACTCCTAAACCGAGTTATGGAGCTAAAGATCCGTTTTTAAATGGTAAATTATGTTATGGAGAAGATCTTTCCAATTATCCTAAGGATTTAAGAGAACTGAATATTGAATGGGTAATCAAAGCATATCAGAACTACAAAAACCCTCAGTTAGATTTCTTTCTGAAAAATCTGTGGTTTGATACTCTTTCCGGAACTGACGAATTCAGAAAGCAGATTATTGCCGGGAAATCAATTCCGGAAATTAAAGCTTCATGGAAAAAAGATCTTGAAGATTTTGAAAAGATAAGGACCCGATATGTGGTTTACGAAGATTAA
- a CDS encoding DUF3575 domain-containing protein translates to MKYRVLMGALAFLSIGSLKAQEQEQSDEKSLYVKGNALFLPIGIFNLGIEKQISPKYTLQGDVFISPWKSFAGHKLQFYSVSAEGRYYFKEAFKHWYIGANLSVAAYNAQKWNYWNDNITQKDDGEYLMNSNLYQKGYSIMLGVTGGYQFQLSDRWNLDLYATIGTSQSFYKGYDRTTGRRYDSAEKFNKSGEIIPYRGGVMISYKFK, encoded by the coding sequence ATGAAATACAGAGTATTAATGGGTGCTTTAGCATTTCTGAGTATAGGTTCACTAAAGGCTCAGGAACAGGAACAAAGCGACGAAAAAAGTTTATATGTAAAGGGAAATGCTCTTTTTTTACCAATAGGTATTTTCAATCTGGGGATAGAAAAGCAGATCAGCCCTAAATATACCCTTCAGGGAGATGTTTTTATCTCACCATGGAAATCTTTTGCAGGACATAAACTGCAGTTTTATTCTGTTTCCGCTGAAGGAAGATATTATTTTAAAGAAGCCTTTAAACATTGGTATATAGGAGCCAATCTCTCTGTTGCTGCTTACAACGCCCAAAAATGGAATTATTGGAATGACAATATCACTCAAAAAGATGATGGAGAATACTTAATGAATTCTAATCTTTACCAAAAAGGATATTCCATCATGTTAGGTGTTACCGGTGGATACCAATTTCAGTTATCTGACCGTTGGAATCTTGACCTTTATGCTACCATAGGAACTTCACAAAGCTTTTATAAGGGATATGACAGAACCACCGGGAGACGTTATGATTCTGCAGAGAAATTTAACAAAAGTGGTGAAATCATCCCCTACAGAGGTGGTGTGATGATCTCTTACAAATTTAAATAA
- a CDS encoding PLP-dependent cysteine synthase family protein, whose amino-acid sequence MKYAKNILETIGNTPLVKLNNVLGEDFPALVLAKVETFNPGNSVKDRMALKMIEDAEKDGRLKPGGTIIEGTSGNTGMGLALAAIIKGYKCIFVTNSKQSKEKCDILRAVGAEVIVCPTDVKPTDPRSYYSVSKRLAKETENGWYVNQYDNLSNRAAHYESTAPEIWEQTEGKLTHFVVGAGTGGTITGCGTFFKEKNKNIKVIGVDTYGSILKEFHETGELHYDHAYTYITEGIGEDIIPENYDMSVIDHFEKVTDKDGAIYARKLAKEEGIFCGYSAGSAIASLVQMKDQFTKDDIIVVLLHDHGSRYVGKIYNDEWMKEMGWLE is encoded by the coding sequence ATGAAATACGCAAAAAATATCCTTGAAACTATAGGAAACACACCATTGGTAAAACTTAACAATGTATTGGGAGAAGATTTCCCGGCATTGGTTTTAGCAAAAGTTGAGACATTCAACCCTGGAAACTCTGTAAAGGACAGAATGGCTCTTAAAATGATCGAAGATGCCGAAAAAGACGGCAGATTAAAGCCTGGAGGAACTATTATTGAAGGTACTTCGGGAAATACAGGAATGGGACTGGCATTGGCTGCCATCATTAAAGGCTACAAGTGTATCTTTGTTACCAATTCCAAGCAATCTAAAGAAAAGTGCGATATCCTTCGCGCTGTAGGGGCAGAAGTAATTGTTTGTCCTACCGATGTTAAACCTACAGATCCGCGTTCTTATTATTCAGTATCTAAAAGACTGGCTAAAGAAACTGAAAACGGATGGTATGTAAACCAATATGATAATTTATCTAACAGGGCGGCTCACTATGAGTCTACGGCACCTGAAATCTGGGAGCAGACGGAGGGAAAACTTACTCACTTTGTAGTAGGAGCCGGAACAGGTGGTACCATTACAGGATGTGGAACCTTCTTCAAGGAAAAAAATAAGAATATTAAGGTAATAGGGGTTGACACATATGGTTCTATCCTGAAAGAATTCCACGAAACCGGTGAATTACACTATGATCACGCTTACACTTACATTACTGAAGGAATTGGTGAAGATATCATTCCTGAAAACTATGATATGTCTGTTATTGATCACTTTGAGAAAGTAACGGATAAAGATGGAGCGATCTATGCAAGAAAACTGGCTAAAGAAGAAGGTATTTTCTGCGGATATTCTGCAGGAAGTGCTATTGCATCATTGGTTCAGATGAAAGATCAGTTCACTAAAGATGATATTATCGTTGTTCTTCTTCACGACCACGGCTCAAGATACGTAGGAAAGATCTACAATGACGAGTGGATGAAAGAAATGGGCTGGCTGGAATAA
- a CDS encoding thioredoxin family protein, with translation MKKIISGISIVCSIIISAQETIQFQELPFKEIIAKAKKEKKLVFIDAYASWCGPCKMMEKNIFPQKSVREYFNTNFINARFDMEKGEGRDLAAKFGVRSYPTYLFLNGEGELVSRNTGYMEESMFVAMAQDINSQGNKKGSLKERFANGEKDPEFLINIMKLNSDTDYEFAKKASERYFENKKATDPMSKEEIGYMLFFLKSTEDSNYKAFASRKAEIIKYLPEETYNEFDGQLKLSKIVEQSIDDKNKKINEEYFMKMAELLVGKQMATTKLNQTKLSYYEHNANFPEYEKAALDYYKTPDSFNPDELLRAAWIFVDHVQTPSSLKKATEWAEKSVMRGETSENTYILAKLYFLTGNKDMAKNYAEMSRNMAVQANRDSKLAEELLKQIK, from the coding sequence ATGAAGAAGATCATCTCCGGGATATCTATTGTTTGCTCCATTATCATCTCTGCTCAAGAGACTATACAGTTTCAGGAACTACCATTTAAGGAAATTATTGCCAAAGCTAAAAAAGAAAAAAAACTGGTTTTTATTGATGCGTATGCTTCCTGGTGTGGACCATGCAAAATGATGGAAAAAAATATTTTCCCGCAGAAATCTGTGAGAGAATACTTTAATACCAACTTCATTAATGCAAGATTTGATATGGAAAAAGGAGAAGGAAGAGATCTGGCTGCCAAATTCGGAGTTCGATCTTATCCTACCTATCTTTTCCTGAATGGTGAAGGTGAACTTGTATCCAGAAATACGGGCTATATGGAAGAAAGCATGTTTGTAGCAATGGCTCAGGATATTAATTCGCAAGGAAACAAAAAAGGTTCCCTTAAAGAAAGATTTGCGAACGGAGAAAAAGACCCTGAATTCCTGATCAATATCATGAAACTGAATTCTGATACTGATTACGAGTTTGCTAAAAAAGCCTCTGAAAGGTATTTTGAAAACAAAAAAGCAACTGATCCGATGTCAAAAGAAGAAATAGGATACATGTTATTTTTTCTAAAATCAACAGAGGATTCCAATTATAAAGCTTTTGCATCCAGAAAAGCAGAGATCATAAAATATCTTCCCGAAGAAACATACAATGAATTTGATGGCCAGCTGAAGTTATCAAAAATTGTGGAACAGTCCATTGATGATAAAAATAAAAAAATCAACGAAGAGTATTTTATGAAAATGGCAGAACTATTGGTAGGAAAACAAATGGCTACCACAAAGCTCAACCAGACCAAACTTAGCTATTATGAACACAATGCTAACTTCCCGGAATATGAAAAAGCGGCTTTGGATTATTATAAAACCCCGGATTCATTTAATCCTGACGAACTTTTAAGGGCAGCATGGATATTTGTAGATCATGTACAAACACCATCTTCACTGAAGAAAGCAACAGAATGGGCTGAAAAATCTGTAATGAGAGGAGAAACCTCTGAAAACACATATATCCTAGCAAAACTTTATTTTTTAACAGGAAATAAGGATATGGCCAAAAACTATGCTGAAATGTCCAGAAATATGGCAGTCCAGGCTAACAGGGATTCCAAACTGGCAGAAGAATTATTAAAACAAATAAAATAA